The window ACCGCAGACCATCCGCCGCGATATCAATCAGCTCGCGGAAGCCAATTTGTTGCGTCGCTACCACGGCGGCGCAGCCTACGATTCCAGTGTCGAAAACACCGCCTACGCCATGCGCGCCGACCAGATGCGCGATGAAAAGCAGCGTATCGGCGAAGCCATTGCGGCGCAGATCCCGGATCACGCCTCGCTGTTTATCAATATCGGCACCACCACCGAATCGATTGCCCGGGCGCTGCTCAATCACAATCACCTGAAGATCATCACCAACAACCTGCACGTGGCCTCAATGCTCAGCGCCAAGGACGACTTCGACGTTCTGCTGACCGGTGGCAATGTGCGGCGCGACGGTGGCGTGGTCGGTCAGGCGAGTGTCGACTTCATCAACCAGTTCAAGGTCGACTTTGCCTTGGTTGGTATCAGCGGTATCGATGAAGACGGCAGCCTGCTCGATTTCGATTACCAGGAAGTGCGGGTGTCGCAGGCGATCATCGCCAATGCCCGGAAGGTGATCCTGGCGGCTGACTCCAGCAAATTCGGGCGCAACGCCATGATTCGCCTGGGGCCGATCAGTTTGATTGATTGCCTGGTGACCGATCAGCAGCCTGTGCCGGCGTTGGCGCAGTTGTTGAGTCAGCACAAGATTCGGCTGGAAGTGGTTTAACCCTTTCCAAACAGCGCGCTCCCTTGTGGCGAGGGAGC is drawn from Pseudomonas sp. 31-12 and contains these coding sequences:
- a CDS encoding DeoR/GlpR family transcriptional regulator, with product MNLPPRQQQILELVRERGYVSIEEMATLFVVTPQTIRRDINQLAEANLLRRYHGGAAYDSSVENTAYAMRADQMRDEKQRIGEAIAAQIPDHASLFINIGTTTESIARALLNHNHLKIITNNLHVASMLSAKDDFDVLLTGGNVRRDGGVVGQASVDFINQFKVDFALVGISGIDEDGSLLDFDYQEVRVSQAIIANARKVILAADSSKFGRNAMIRLGPISLIDCLVTDQQPVPALAQLLSQHKIRLEVV